In Triticum aestivum cultivar Chinese Spring unplaced genomic scaffold, IWGSC CS RefSeq v2.1 scaffold171828, whole genome shotgun sequence, a single window of DNA contains:
- the LOC123175969 gene encoding histone H4, protein MSGRGKGGKGLGKGGAKRHRKVLRDNIQGITKPAIRRLARRGGVKRISGLIYEETRGVLKIFLENVIRDAVTYTEHARRKTVTAMDVVYALKRQGRTLYGFGG, encoded by the coding sequence ATGTCGGGGCGCGGCAAGGGAGGCAAGGGGCTGGGCAAGGGCGGCGCCAAGCGCCACCGGAAGGTGCTGCGCGACAACATCCagggcatcaccaagccggcgatcCGGCGTCTCGCGCGCAGGGGCGGCGTGAAGCGCATCTCCgggctcatctacgaggagacccgcggcgtgctcaagatcttcctcgagaacgTCATCCGCGACGCCGTCACCTACACCGAGCACGCCCGCCGCAAGACCGTCACCGCCATGGACGTCGTCTACGCGCTCAAGCGACAGGGGCGCACCCTCTACGGATTCGGCGGCTGA